The Limnospira fusiformis SAG 85.79 genomic interval AACCTCCGTTCACCTTTGAACACCGTACTCGTCGCCCTCCAACTGATCCAGTGAATAGTTTGTTGAGTCTGGGTTATACTTTACTCCATCAAAATATTCACTCGTTAATTCTGGCGGTGGGTTTACATCCCCATTACGGCAATCTTCATGTTCCTCGTAGCAACCATCCGGCGTTGGTGTCAGATTTGATTGAGGAGTTTCGCGCCCCGGTGGTGGATTCGCTCGTTATCTATCTGGTAAATTCGGGAATTTTTACCCCGGAAGATTTTACCCCAAGTGACGAACGAGGTGGGGTTTATCTTTATTCCGATGCTCTCAAAAAATATCTGAAGCATTGGCAGGATAAGCTTTCTTTGAAAACGACTCATCCTCATACGGGTTACAAGGTTAGCTACTATCGGTGTTTGGAGTTGCAGGTTTGGGAGTATATTTCTTGCTTGATGGGAGAGCGGGAAGTTTATCGGCCTATGAAACTGGAAAAGTGGTAAACTAGAGTTTCCGGAGGGGTTCGACAACTGCTCAAACCTGCATTGTTTCGTTAACCCCCCCGGAAAGCCTTCTCTCTCTGAGTTTGAGGGATTCTGGAGAGTATTTTATTGCAAATATGTCTCAATTATTTTGGTGCTTGCTTGACCCCCCCGGAAATGGAATGTTACACTCCAGTAATAGCAAGGGTTTCAACTCGGCACTCTTTAAACTTCTTTGAAAGTTAAACGTATGGAAACATGAAATCTACGCTAAGAAGGAAATCGACACTATGCTTTAAACTTCTTTGAAAGTTAAACGTATGGAAACGACGAGTTTTGCCAGCGGCGGTGCCGGCAAATCCTACTTTAAACTTCTTTGAAAGTTAAACGTATGGAAACCATTAAACACAACCGGTTTTATGATACTCTACAACTAGCTTTAAACTTCTTTGAAAGTTAAACGTATGGAAACAGCCACTCCAACGTTAAGACCGATAGCAATGCTAAACACTTTAAACTTCTTTGAAAGTTAAACGTATGGAAACTTACTATGTGGAAGGTGGATATTCTCTCCATTCCTAATCCTCTTTAAACTTCTTTGAAAGTTAAACGTATGGAAACAAGATGCGATAATATCAGTAATATCGCTACCTTCATGAACATCTTTAAACTTCTTTGAAAGTTAAACGTATGGAAACGTTGAGGATAAGACGGTTCTTCTCCTCCTTCTCCTCCCTTTAAACTTCTTTGAAAGTTAAACGTATGGAAACCAGACCTGACAGACCGGCTCTTTGCCTTTGTCAGCACTTTAAACTTCTTTGAAAGTTAAACGTATGGAAACAGTTGTTCCATCCGAATTAGGATGGAATTGATTGTCTTTAAACTTCTTTGAAAGTTAAACGTATGGAAACAGGGATTTCTCCATGTTATTGTTGGCTTCTTGCCGGATACTTTAAACTTCTTTGAAAGTTAAACGTATGGAAACTTAAATTAGCTGCCCCCCTAGCCCCCCAACTTTGGGGAGAAATATATTTTCAACTTCTTTGAAAGTTCAACCTATGGAACCCCCACCAACCTCCCCCTAAAAGGATGAGGCCTAATTTTTTTGCTGATTTGAAAATTCAACCTATAGAGCAAATAACTAAAAAAAATACCCCCCAAGTAGAGGGTATATTATTAAAATAAATTCAGTTTCTTTCCATACTTGATACCGGCTTAGAAGTCAAAGTGCTGCTATTTTAAAATGGGTTGTAAACCACTTAATATTCAGCTTGAGGAACCAGCTTTTGTAAAAAGTCATGTTTTTCAATTTGAGCTTTTACCGATTGAAAAGTTAATAATGTTCTTCCTTTCTCGCCTTTTTATGACTAACAATATAGACTCCCCAGGGCAGACGAACTCCTGTTAGAGTCGTGAACTTGAACTGAGCGTGTTCCGGGTTAGCAATATCCAAATCTGCCCAACTCAAATTGGTATTTTGTAAGTTCGTCTGTGCTAAATTTGTACCACTGAGATTCGCCCAACTCAAATCCGCATCCCTGAGATTAGCATAACTTAAATTCGCCCGTTCTAAATCAGCTTGACTCAAGTTCGCGCCCAGCAAATCTGCCTTGTAGAAATTGCATCCCAAAGCGCTGGCTCCGTGCAAATCTGCCTGAGACAGCCGCCCCCCCGCAAAGTTCGCATTTTCAAGACAGGTTAAACTTAAATTGGCGCAACTCAAGTTAGCATTCGCACAATTCGCTCCCGTCAAATTAGCTTTAAAAAGGTTAACTCCCTCTAAGTTAGCTTTGTAAAGTACAGCACAATGCAAGTCTATTTCACACAAACTCATCCCCTGCAAGTTAATTTGGGTCAAGTTGGTATAACTGAAATCTCGCCGCCCTTCCGCATATTCTGCTTTAAACTTTTGAGTGGAAATGGCTTCACCGTTATTTACGAATTTTGGCGATTGAGTCATGGTTTTATCCTCCTTTTTGAGTCTGTTTAGAATTGATTTTTACTGAAATTGTCTGATTATTTA includes:
- a CDS encoding pentapeptide repeat-containing protein — translated: MTQSPKFVNNGEAISTQKFKAEYAEGRRDFSYTNLTQINLQGMSLCEIDLHCAVLYKANLEGVNLFKANLTGANCANANLSCANLSLTCLENANFAGGRLSQADLHGASALGCNFYKADLLGANLSQADLERANLSYANLRDADLSWANLSGTNLAQTNLQNTNLSWADLDIANPEHAQFKFTTLTGVRLPWGVYIVSHKKARKEEHY